GAGATGGCTATTGCTGGTGTGCATAGTGTGGCTGTGATTGACTCTACACTTCTTAGGGAGTCTCATTCTCAGTTATCAGGTAGGCGAGGGGATGGAGGAGGGAGGGGAGGTGCCCGTTCATCTTCCCTCTTGCAAATGTGGCGAGAAATCGAGGATGAACACATGGCGGGTCAAGTTCAGGGGAGGTCTGGGGAGTTGTTAATTAGGCAGAGGAGTGATGGATTGATCTCGGACCTGTCGCAGGATGATGCCTCTCGGAGAGGAGAAGGTGAAGGGCATATGATAGAAGATGCAATTTCGGGTGAGAATGAATCAGAAACATGGTCACAGTCACAAAGTCAGAATGATTCTCGTGACGATGAACACGAGGGTTTAGGCAATTCTAATTGTNCTGGGGATCATCGTGCATCAAATGTTCCCAGAGGAAGTGGTGGTTCAAGGAGACAGTGGCTTGGGGAAACTGAGCAGGAGAGGGTGAGTATCATTAGGGAGTGGGTACAGATGAGTAGCCAGCAGAGAGTTGTGTCTTCTAGTGAAAACAGGGAAGATCAATCTTCGGAGATCGGTAACCAAATTGAACGTGTTCGGGATGGATTCGTTGTTAATCAGCATGAGGGCCAATCTGAGCATACACGGAGGGGAATCCGTAGATTGCGTGGCCGGCAGGTTCTGCTTGATATGCTCAAGAAGGCTGAGGTGGAAAGGCAAAGAGAAGTTCAGGAGTTGTTTGAACACCGGGCTGTATCCCGTTTCCCCCACCGCAATCGCATTCAGGTTGTCTCCCAAATGTTCTGTATCTTTTCTTTtcgctttctttttttttaatatatattttttatatttacagtatGCAGAATATGTGAATGAAGTGTGTGCATTGAATATTTGTTCTCGTGTGTGATTGGTAAAATACTTGATCTAGTTCCACCTTGAGCaaaaacacattttttttatgcattatttcTGGGGGAAGATGAAGTGAAATGGTTTAGTTGCAGAGATAGTCTATGCCTCTATGGAGTATTGTAGTGTGTATTATAGAACAGAAAATCTCGtagaaataatttagaaattttggATTGAAGAACTAGAAGAATAATTGAAAGTCTAGGACGTGATTTGTATCTGAGCTTTGCTCTTGCAGTTTATGATTGTTTCTCAAATTGTTTTCAGGCATTGCTTAGAGGCAGGTTCTTGAGAAATGATAGATCAACTGATAATAACAGGTCCACTTCCATTGCGGAAAGTGAATTAGGTTTATTGAGGCAAAAACAGACTGTATCAGGTCTAAGGTATGCCAGTTCTTAATACCATTAAGTTGAGAAGAAACTTCAAATCCTATCACATGTAAATGCTTgtgtatttctttctttctctcactACTTGCTTAGTCGTGACTTCTTTTGCTTTCCCATTGTTATTTTTACAAATTGATGATTGATGAGTGATGACAACTGGTGCTAGAgaatcatttaaaaattatgtCATATTATGAAGTCTCCCCTCTTTTCTTTACCTGGTGGCTGAAATTCTTAATAATAACCTTTTCACTTTATTCTTCCTAAAACCAAAAGGAAATGTAACTGTTCTTTGTTGTTATTGGCCCATTTTTCATATATTACGTATATGCTTTGTGTTAATGACATTAACTTATCTTCTGAACAGGGAAGGATTCTTTTCCAGAAAGGACAATACTGGTTGCAGTCAAGCAACAAGCAACGTTTCCGATGCCTCATCTGACACTGATGGTGATGTTAATGCAATTGAACATGCTGGAGCCAGCAGTTCACAAACAGTCCCATCTGTACATGCTAAAAAGTCGGAGTCTAATAACGATGGAAGTGATGGAATTGGCATATCTGGCAGGGAAAACTGTTTTCAACAATCTACTTATGAGAATCTAGACTGTCAAGATTCTGGTGCTTATGCTAATGAAATTGATCAGGCATTGGCTTCAAGTGTTGAGGTTGAAGGCAGCGATAGCATTGGACAAAATGTTGTTATGGATACTGAAGATGCTTCTAGTGGCCTCACCCAACAAAGGTTGCAAATTGAAGGTAGAGATAGCAATATGCAGGTAAATGAGGTACATATTGAGCAATCTGAGCTGGGTGGTATAACCGATAATGAAAGCTACTTATCACATCACAGCAATAGTATAGAGGGCAATATTGCTGCTGATGTGGATTGGGATGTATCTGTTGCTCCAGAAGTAGAGCAACCAGAAGAGGCTATTTCTGAAAATGAAGGAAGTGACTGGCATCAAACTAGCATTGAATGGAGTAGCACTGAGGATGGTGTTGACAATAATCAACTCGGTGGCTCATCAAATGAACTACCTCCAAACACATTCGGAAATGAAGATGGAGAAAATTCTCGCCTACAGGAAGGGCCTGAAGTGTGGCAGGAGGACAGCGGCTTTCAAGAGGCTGTAGAAATTTGGTTGGGAGGACCTTCTGATCATGAAGCAGCTCCAGTTGGTAGAATTCATGGATTTTATTTTCCCGAAGATGACAATGTGTACAGTGTCGAACTCAGGGAACTGCTAAGTAGGTACGTAGAAATGACTGAAGAGTTTCAGCCTGTATTGTAAGGGTAATGGGTATGGATAAGTGTCTGGATACAAAATGATGCAAATATGATAGTAATATTAAACCTTAAGATTAAGATACGGGAATATATAATATCAAGTATAATATACAACTACACACAATTGAATATCGTCATGGTTAATAAGGGTAACAAATCTACTGTTTTTAATTGAAGTAGGCAAGATTGCAAAACGAATATATGATTAgagaaaaataatgagaatagGTATTTGCTAAAAATATAAATGCTGAAGTATTACATGAATAATAATCATACGGGATGATTATGATAATTTGATGTATTCGAGTATCTTGGGCTTTAGCGctgtttaaaattgaaatacGTGATTCTCAACGaagttttcttttctgtttgcaGGAGAAGTGTCTCAAACCTCCTTCGCAGCAGTTTTCGTGAAAGCCTTGATCAGTTGATACAATCATACGTTGAAAGGCAGAGTCATGCTAACGTTGAGTGGGAGCTGCAAGAAACAACCACCCCTTTCTCTCCCTCGGCAGCACAGGAGCTTGAGCAACAGAACAGGGATCCGATTGTTGGTACTCAGGATGCTGTTAATAGCTCACTTGGTCGTCAACCCTTGCCGCCGCCACCTCCGCCACCGCCGATATGGGATCACCGCCGCTCACGTCATGACAGATGGTCACCTCATGATATAAATAATCAACGCCTAGGAATGGTACGTTAATTTGTAGGACTGACAGCTTTTCCTTTAGCCTCCATAATCTTTGAGACTAAGTTGTCCACCCTTTCCATCTTATTATTGTGTATTATCATATGTAAATCTGTCTCACCAAGTAAGATTAACTACATATATTAGATAACGTTATATTCCATGTGAAAATTTTGGTATATCTAGATCAATGCATCTTGATACACATTTTATCTGGCACATCAATTTTATCTGttaaaccttttgaatacaGTAAGAATAACACGGAGGGAGTAATATTCAATCATGAAATCGTATTTAGATTTTAATGAATCATTAAAATGTCATATATTTGTGTTATTATGGGAGTAATCTTTTCTGGTTCGAAATTTGCCAGGAATGGGATGTCATTAATGACTTGAGAGTTGACATGGTTAGGCTACAGCAAAGAATGAACAATATGCAGAGAATGCTGGAGACCTGCATGGATATGCAGCTTGAGTTGCAACGCTCAATAAGACAAGAGGTTTCTGCGGCCCTAAATCGCTCAACTGGTTCATCAGGTATACATTTTTTCAATCCCACATTTTGTCTTTCTACCTGTATCATTCATTAATTCATTAGCTTTAAGACCAAGTTGAATTGATTTAATCACAGGAACACGTGACCATGATTCACCAGATGATAAATCCAAATGGGAATGCGTGAGGAAAGGGGTTTGCTGCATTTGCTGCGAAAGCAATATTGATTCTCTCTTGTACAGGTAAACTATTCAGTATCATTTTGATACATCAGCAGCCAATTTTGCTCTCGAATTTAATCTCTTAACAAGcattttgttttttggttttttcctTGCAGATGTGGACATATGTGCACATGTTCTAACTGTGCTAATGATTTGCACCGAAGTGGAAGGAAGTGTCCAATGTGTCAAGCACCAGTTGTTGAAGTAATTCGTGCTTATTCCATACTATAGTTTAGACATTAAAAAGGGGTTACATATAGCCAAAATTACAGAATCTGCACAAGTTTTTATTTCCTGGAGATTTCCAGGTACCTTATTTTTAAGTTGATGTCCTTCTCCGTCCTTTTGCTTCTTGATGTGATTACCTGTATTTATGTCAACTTGTTAAGTGCAACAATGGAACAGTTGATGGCAATTTTTTGAGGGCCATgtttctgaaataaataaagtaaatatCGGTTTTGATTTTGAGTGATTGGATTTCCTTCACTtggtttcaaattttataatactTATGATGTAAAGTTGCATTTGCCGTTGGTAGTGTGTAGAGCGTTTTGGTGTTCacaattagtaatttttttactatagtAGTCGTGTTGTTGTTTAAACCTTTGTTACTAAATGCTTGAAAAAGGAACTTTAAAATGTTGTACACTCTCATGATAGTAAGCAGTTAGATTTTTACAATCTTAAAGCGGTGACACAGTTTCCaacataaaaggaaagcatattgTTCACATCTACTCCTAAAACatgcaaaaacaaaagaaaatacacACAGTACACATACACTTGACTATACAACAAGTTCACACAGAGAAGAAAGCTTCAACTTATGGCCTATATCAGGCATCATGGGATATATAGTTGGTGACAGCTTTGGCCCCTTCAGCAATGGCATGTTTTCCAAGCTCCCCAGGCAGAACCAGCTTCACTGCCCCTTGAATCTCCCTTGATGACAATGTCATGTGCCCTGTGTATGTTTTTAGCTTGGAAGCCTCATCAGCTAGCCTTTCAAACATGTCACCCATCAAGTTATTCAGAACAGTCATGGCCTGTGAAGAAATTCCCATGTCAGGGTGTACCTGCTTCAACACCATGTACACATATCTCTTATATCCTTCTCCACTTGacctctttcttctcttcttcttccctttacCATCATTCCTTTCATGGGTCTTAGCTTTCTTTTCATCATCCTCTTTAGATGATGGCTCTTTGGGTTCTTCTTTTTGAGAAACAGCTGTGGCAGTAgtgtcaatattttgttcttctGTTTCAGCATTATGTTCTTGTTCTCCTTGGTCGTCTTGTTGAGTAGTGACAGTGGTGGTGCTTGCATCTTTGGGTTGAGGAGTCACTTCTTGAACTGGAATAATCCTCACATTTTCTTCTCCTACAACCTCGTCACTTGTCTGAATATCTTTGTTGTTCCCTCTTCTTGTTCGTTTGCTGCTGCTGCCCACAATCGAAACTTGAACACTTTCTTGGACAACTTTCCTGGTGGATTTGATCACCACCTTCTGACCACGCTTTGGACCCATTCTTCCCTTCCCTTTCAAGCTTCTTTGCAGATGTTCATAGATAAACTATGAAGGTTAATGGAGTAtgtattttttcactttttgttttatcttatatAACCAGCCAAACCTAAGATGGGTTTACTAAAAGTTGACGTGTGGGTGGCCACGTGTCAAGTGTTCATGAAGCATGTAGATACGTGGGGTTAAAAAGTTAATGGTAAGTTCTGGAGTGTGATTGGAGGATGTGCCACTGTTTATGGCCTCGTTGAAAGGTGTAGTGCTTCATTTTTCAGTtacctttttttgttttggtctTATCCCAAATTTATAAACTAGCATTGTACAGTGTTACAGCAAAGTGTATTTACTGTAGTATTTATCCTTGTGTAGAATTATCTGGAAGTCTTGAAGCAAGTAGCATGTTCATCCA
This window of the Arachis duranensis cultivar V14167 unplaced genomic scaffold, aradu.V14167.gnm2.J7QH unplaced_Scaffold_232527, whole genome shotgun sequence genome carries:
- the LOC127744255 gene encoding uncharacterized protein LOC127744255, with translation MGPKRGQKVVIKSTRKVVQESVQVSIVGSSSKRTRRGNNKDIQTSDEVVGEENVRIIPVQEVTPQPKDASTTTVTTQQDDQGEQEHNAETEEQNIDTTATAVSQKEEPKEPSSKEDDEKKAKTHERNDGKGKKKRRKRSSGEGYKRYVYMVLKQVHPDMGISSQAMTVLNNLMGDMFERLADEASKLKTYTGHMTLSSREIQGAVKLVLPGELGKHAIAEGAKAVTNYISHDA
- the LOC127744250 gene encoding uncharacterized protein LOC127744250, giving the protein MSSQQRVVSSSENREDQSSEIGNQIERVRDGFVVNQHEGQSEHTRRGIRRLRGRQVLLDMLKKAEVERQREVQELFEHRAVSRFPHRNRIQALLRGRFLRNDRSTDNNRSTSIAESELGLLRQKQTVSGLREGFFSRKDNTGCSQATSNVSDASSDTDGDVNAIEHAGASSSQTVPSVHAKKSESNNDGSDGIGISGRENCFQQSTYENLDCQDSGAYANEIDQALASSVEVEGSDSIGQNVVMDTEDASSGLTQQRLQIEGRDSNMQVNEVHIEQSELGGITDNESYLSHHSNSIEGNIAADVDWDVSVAPEVEQPEEAISENEGSDWHQTSIEWSSTEDGVDNNQLGGSSNELPPNTFGNEDGENSRLQEGPEVWQEDSGFQEAVEIWLGGPSDHEAAPVGRIHGFYFPEDDNVYSVELRELLSRRSVSNLLRSSFRESLDQLIQSYVERQSHANVEWELQETTTPFSPSAAQELEQQNRDPIVGTQDAVNSSLGRQPLPPPPPPPPIWDHRRSRHDRWSPHDINNQRLGMEWDVINDLRVDMVRLQQRMNNMQRMLETCMDMQLELQRSIRQEVSAALNRSTGSSGTRDHDSPDDKSKWECVRKGVCCICCESNIDSLLYRCGHMCTCSNCANDLHRSGRKCPMCQAPVVEVIRAYSIL